The Streptomyces sp. NBC_00306 sequence CGGAGTCCAGCGCCAGCTGGGCGGTGCGGATCGCGCGCTTCTGCAGCGACGTGTGCAGTACGTCGGGCAGCAGGCCGGCGTCCTTGAGCAGCTCACCGCCGCGGACCGCCTCCTTCTCGCCCTTCTCGGTGAGATTGACGTCCACCCAGCCGGTGAACAGGTTCTTCGCGTTCCATTCGCTCTCGCCGTGGCGGAGGAGGATCAGCTTGTACGGTGCTTCGGCCATGTGTCCGAGCCTAATGGACGCCCTCCGGGCGGACCGCTCGCGTCCACGGTTGACGGCAGACGTCAATTGACTGGCGGCCGGGACCCCGCGCTAAGTAACGTGCGCATACCAGCCAAGCCACTTACACGCCTGCCGAGGCCCCGGGGGAGACACATGTCCACAGCCGCACTGCGCAGAGCCGTACGCGAAAGCGTCTCGGGGCTCCCCCCGGCGTTCTGGTGGCTGTGGACGAGCACGCTGGTGAACCGGCTCGGGGCGTTCGTCGCCACCTTCATGGCCTTGTACCTGACGCTGGAGGAGGGCTACTCGGCCTCGTACGCCGGGCTCGTCGTCGCTCTGCACGGCCTCGGTGGTGTCATCTCCTCCCTCGGCGGCGGTGTGATGGCCGACCGGCTGGGGCGCCGGCCCACCCTGCTGATCGCGCAGAGCTCGACGGCCGTGTCCGTGGCCGTGCTCGGATTCGTCCAGCACCCGGTGGCGATCGCGGCCGTCGCCTTCGTGGTCGGCATGGCGTCGAACGCCTCCCGTCCGGCCGTGCAGGCGATGATGGCCGACATCGTCCGGCCGCAGGACCGTGTGCGGGCGTTCTCGCTCAACTACTGGGCCATCAACCTCGGCTTCGCCGTCTCCTCCGTCGCCGCCGGATTCATCGCCGAGTACAGCTACCTCGCGGGCTTCCTCGGCGAGGCCGTCATGACCCTCGTCTGCGCCGTCGTCGTCTTCGTGAAGCTGCCGGAGTCGCGGCCCGAGCGGTCGCAGGAGGAGTCCGCCACAGGCGCCGCGGAGCCGCGGATCGGGCTCGGGACCGTGCTGCGCGACGGCCGGTTCATGGGTGTCGTCGGGCTGTCGTTCCTCGTCTCGCTGGTCTTCATGCAGGGCTACATGGGCCTGCCGCTCGCGATGGGCGCCGACGGCTTCTCCGCCTCCGACTTCGGCACGGCCATCGCGATCAACGGTGTGCTGATCGTGGTCATGCAGATCCCGGTCACCCGGTACATCGAACACCGCGACCCGCGCCGTCTGCTGATCATCTCCTCGCTGCTCGCGGGGTACGGCTTCGGGCTCACCGCCTTCGCCGGGTCCATCGCCGTCTACGCGCTGACCGTGTGCGTGTGGACGCTGGCCGAGATCGTCAACGCCCCCACGCAGACCGGGCTGGTCGTCCGGCTCTCCCCGCTGCACGGCCGGGGCCGCTACCAGGGCATGTACACGATGTCGTGGTCGGTCGCCGCGCTGATCGCCCCGCTGCTGGCCGGATTCGTCATCGACCACTACGGCGCCGGGCTGCTGTGGGGCATGTGCGCGGTGCTGGGGACGGTGGCCGGGCTCGGGTACTGGCTGCTGATGCGCAGCCTCCCGGAGGAGGAACCGGCCGGGGCGGAGGTGCCCGCACCGGACGCGCAGGTCCCGCCGGTCGCCCCCGTCACACCGGTCACGCCCATCACCCTGACGGACACCGGCGCGGCGGAGAGGGCCGGAGCCTGACCGCGGGCCGCCGATCGCGGGCCGCGCGCACCGACACCTCGGCGCGTCAGCGGTCCGCCTGCACCCGCGACGCCGTGTCCGTCTCCTCCGTCACCCGCGTGCCCGGGTGCAGCAGCGAGCACACGAACGCGATGGCGAGCGCGATGGCCATGCCGTAGAACACGTACTGGTTGGCCTCGGCGAAGTCCATCCGGATGGCGTTCATCGAGTCGCGCATGGCCGTCGCGATCGGCCCGTCGCCGGTCGGTGTCTTCGCGTCCGGGTTGCCGGTGACCGCCTCGGCGACATTGCGGGCCGCGTCCCGTGCGGGGCCGTCCGGTACGCCCTTGGCCTGGAGCGTCTCCATGACCTTGTCGGTGGTGACATGGGTGAGGATCGTGCCGAAGACCGCCATGCCCACCGCCGCCGCGAAGTTGCGCACGGTCTGGGTGATGCCGGTGACCTCGCCGTACGAGGCGTTGATCGACCGGTTGACGGCGTCCGTCGAGGCCGGAGCGAGCAGAAAGCCGATGCCCGCGCCGGCGAGCGCTGCGTACAACCACTGGTCGTGCATCGAAAGGTTCGTCAGTTCGCCCGCCCACAGCCAGAATCCGACGGCGCCGAGCGCGGTGCCCAGTTTCATCGCGGGCCGCGCGCCGCGTTTGTCGAGGATGCGGCCGCCCCACTGGGACGCGATGCCGAAGCCGATGAAGAAGTAGAGAAGGAACAGCGCGGCCTGGTTCGGCGAGGCGCTCAGCGAGACCTGCGCGTACACCGAGGCGAAGAAGAACACCGGGACGAAGGCGAGCATCGCGAAGAAGAGGACGGCCGAGTCGACGCTGAACGCCTTGTCGCGGAAGACCTGGAGCTTGATGAGCGGTTCCTCGACGCGGAGTTCGTAGGCGCAGAACACGACCAGCACGGCGATGCCGCCGATGATGCAGGCCCAGGTGGCGACGCTGCCCCAGCCCCACGCGGACGCCTGCTCAAGGCCGAGCACGCTCAGCCCCATGCCGGCGGCGACGAGGACGGCGCCGGGCACGTCGAGGCGTTCGGGTCGCTTCTGGTTGGGGATACGGGCGTACGCCGTGAGGACGAGGGCGATGATCGCGACGGGCACGTTGACCCAGAAGATCGCGCGCCACGTCCAGTCGGTGAGCCAGCCACCGAGGAGCGGGCCGAGCGCGGTCAGCGCACCGGACAGACCGAAGAACAGCGCGAGGGCCCGGCCGCGCTTCTCCACCGGGAAGACCGCGACGACGACGGCGAGCGCGGCGGGGAACATCAGGGCGGCGCCCAGGCCTTGGGTGGCCCGGAAGACGATGAGCCAGCTCTGGGCGAAGCTGTCGTCGGGGACGCAGCCGCAGAGCACGGAGGAAATGACGAAGATCAGGGTGCCGATCACCATCATCCGGCGGTGGCCGAGGATGTCGGCGAGCCGGCCGCCGAGGGCGAAGAACGCGGCCAGGGACAGCAGATAGGCGTTGACGACCCATTGCACGCCCGAGGTGGAGAGGTCGAGTTCGTCCACGATGCTCGGGGCGGCGATGGCCACGATGGTCTGGTCGATGAACGTCATCGACACCGCGAACAGCATCGCGGCGAGGGCAACGGTCTGATTGGGCCCGGCGGCTCCGGAAGCGGCCGTCCCGGGCACAGAACTCCCCGTTTTGTCGCTCATGGTGGGATTCTCCCCCTCCCCGGGGTGTCCCGCACGCCCGGGGAGAGGGAGGGAACAGGGGCGACTACGAGTGCAGAGCGCGCTGCGCCTGATGCAGATTGCGCGGCTGCACGCCACCCGGGGCGCCGTACGCCTCCAGACGGGAGTGCAGTTCTCCGGTGAAGTCGGGTACGTCCGTCTGGTCGAACTCGCGGACCGTGGAGATGGCGACGGTCGCGCTGTACGGGGCGATTTGGTCGATCTTGATCAGACCGGCGCGTTCGTTGGTGACGGTGACGTTCCAGTGGGTGAACCGGGCGCCGTAGAGCGGGCCCGCGCTGGCGTCGCCGCCGTGCCGGCCGTCGTTGTTCACCGTGATCTCGGTGCGGACGTTGGCGAACGGCATCCCGCGGTGGGTGTCGAAGGTGCCCATGTCCATCCGGCCGCGCGACCAGACGTTGTAGCTGGAGAGCCCTTCGACGTTGATGCCGTGCAACTGGGTGCCGGCCGGGGCCGGGACCGTGCGCGGGGCGATGGTGAAGTCCTCGACGAGGTTGTCGTGCGAGCCCTCGCGGCAGAAGTACGGGTGGTGGGAGCCGCGGCCCTCGACCCGCGTACGGCGCAGTGTGCAGGCGGACGCGGCGACCAGGCCGAACCCGTTGTCCGCGTGACGGACCGTGATGTCGTCGGCCCAGCAGTCGTACGCGCACTGGAAGGTGACGCCGTTGTAGCCCTTGTCGAGCAGATGCGGGGACTGCGGGGTCTCCACCGCCTCCAGGGTGAGCCCCTCGACGCCCGAGTCGGTGAGCGGCGTGACCGGTGCGACGAGCCGGGGGTCCCACTCCGGGCGCAGGTCGAGCGGCAGAGGGCGCTCGAACGTGACCCTGTTCCGCTTGACCGAGGTGATGCGGACCGGCCACTCGTACGGGACGTAGCTGGTCAGCTTGGTCTTGTCGTCCCAGAAGTACGCCTCGGGGCCGGGGCCGTCGCCGGCCATGTGCTCCAGCAGCGTGTGCTGGGCGTCGTCCGCGATGCGCAGCAGGACGAGCTGGCCGCGGCGCAGTTTGCGGGTGTCGGGGACGGTCACGGTCCAGTCGCCGCGCTTGGCGGCGCGGACGGTGGCGAGGGTGCGCCACTCGTCGCGCTGGTTGCCGGTCCAGCCCTCGAAGGGCCAGTCCTTGGCCTTGATCGCATCGACGAGGCTGTCCCAACGCCCGCTCGGGCAGAGCCAGATGAGACCGCCCGCCCAGGACCAGGAGGACTTGTCGCCGCCGTAGCGACTGCCGTACGGGCCGATGAGCTCGGTGAGGTTCTTGGTGGCGAGCAGCTTGGTGCGGGTGCTGCCGGCGCCCTTGAGGACGACGTTGCTGTGGCCGATGCGGATGACGTCGTCGATGCGGTAGGTGCCGGGGGGTATGCGGACGGTGCCGCCGCCGCGCTTGCCGACGGCGGCGAGGGCGCGGTTGATGGCGGGGGCGGCGTCGGCGGAACCGTCGGGCTCGGCGCCGAAGTCGAGGACATCGACGGTTCGCGTGGGTGCGTCCTGCTTGGGTGCGTCCTGCTTGGGCGCGTGGTGGTCACCGCGGTGGCGGCCGGCGCGGCCGATGTAGGGGATCTGGGGGTGGTCGAAGGGGTTGCGGCGGTACTCGCGCCAGAGGGAGGAGGGGGCGGCGGCGGCCGGCTGGGGGTGGAGGTGGCGGGCGGCGGCGCGGGCGGTGCCGCCGAGGAGGGTGCCGCTGGTGGCACAGGCTGCTGCAACGGCGGTGGCACTGCCGAGCAGAGTGCGTCTGCTGATGGGGCGCTGACCGGTCTCCATGAGCTCGCCTTCCACGGATGTGAACCACGTTCATGTGGGTGTTGGCGGTGAGCATGCCATGGGGGTGCGGGGTGCGGAAGGGGGTGTGCGGGGGGTGTTGGTCGGGGGCTGGTGCTGTGCGGGCGCTTGAGGCGGGCCCGGGTTCTTGAGCCTCGGGTCCTTGCCGGGCGTCGGGTGCGGGGGCAGCCCGGGGGCGTCGGGTCCTTGTCCCGCGTCGGGTCCGGGGGCCCTCCGGGCTCGACTCCTCGGGGTCGGCGGCGCACAGGTCCCTTGCATCAAGCACCCAGGTTTTACCGCCGATCCCCTGCGGGGACGACCCTGCACGCCCCCTGCATGCGGTCGAGGACGCACCCCGTTGATCCGCACCCGGAAGCGAACCCGAGCCTGTCCGGGGCAGCCGATGAGATGCGGCACGAAGCTGCCGCAGGCGGCGGGCGCTTGAGCCTCGGGTCCTTGTCCCGCGTCGGGTCCGGGGGCCCTCCGGGCTCGACTCCTCGGGGTCGGCGGCATACAGGTTCCCTGCATCGAGCACCCAGGTTTTACCGCCGATCCCCTGCGGGGACGACCCTGCACGCCCCCTGCATGCGGTCGAGGACGCACCCCGTTGATCCGCACCCGGAAGCGAACCCGAGCCTGCCCGGGGCAGCAGGTGGGATGCGGCACGAAGCTGCCGCTAGGGGGCGTGGGGCGCAGCCCCGCTGAATCCCCTCTTCACCCGCACCGAACAGGTGCATGCGGCCCGGGTCCTTGTCCGACGTCGGGCGCGAGACGCACCCCGTTGCCGTGCGGGCACGCGCGACCCGAGCCGGTTCGGGGCAGTGAATGGGCGGGGGCGCGAAGCTGCCGGACCCGTACCGGACAGGTGTCGGCCGGCACTCGCGGCGCGAAGCTGGCGCGCTGAGCGGGGCGTGGGCGCCGGCCCCAAAACCCTTTGGACCGCACCCCCGTCGCGCGGGGAACTACCCCTTGCCGGTCAGGTTCGTGAACGCGTCCAGGTTGCGCGTCGACTCCCCCCGCGACACCCTCCACGCGTACTCCTTGCGGATCGCGCTCGCGAAGCCCAGCTCCAGCAGCGTGTTGAACGCGCCGTCCGACGCCTCCAGGACCGAGCCCAGGAGGCGGTCCAGTTCCTCCGGGGTGATCACGGAGAGCGGGAGCGTGCCCGTCAGGTAGATGTCGCCGAGGGTGTCGATCGCGTAGCTCACCCCGTACAGCTTCAGATTCCGTTCGAGCAGCCAGCGGTGGACCGCCGCGTCGTTCTCGTCGGGGTGGCGGATCACGAACGCGTTCACCGACAGGGCGTGCTTGCCGACCCGCAGGGAGCAGGTCGTCGACAGCTTGCGGGTGCCGGGGAGTTGGACCACGTACGTGCCGGGTGCCGGGTTCTCCCACGCGAGGTCCGCGTCGCCCAGGGTCTTCTCGATGATCTCCGCGGCCTGCCGTAGGTCAGCCATGGTGCGAGCGTACCCGCCGGCGGTGTTCGTACATCGCCGCCGTGTAGACGTCGGCCGTCGCCGATGCCGCGGTGTCCCAGCCGAAGGACTCCGCGTGGCGGGCCGCCGCCGCGCCCATGCGTCCCGCGAGGTCCTTGTCCGCCAGCAGGCGGTGCAGCGCCTGCGCGTAGTCGGCCGGGTCGTGGCCGGGGATCAGGAGGCCGGTGATCTCGTCGCGTACGGCGACCGGAAGGCCGCCGACCTCCGCCGCGATCACCGGCGTGCCGGTGGCCTGCGCCTCGATGGCGACGAGGCCGAAGGACTCGCTGTAGGAGGGCATGACCAGGGTGGACGCGGCCCGGAACCAGTCCGCGAGGGTGTCCTGGCCGACCGGCGGGTGGAAGTGGACGACGTCCGCGATGCCGAGGCGCGCGGCCAGTTTCTGGAGGCCTTCGGGCTTGGCGAGGCCGCTGCCCGAGGGGCCGCCGACGATGGGGACGTAGACCTTCGAGCGCAGCGAGGGCTCGCGGTCCAGGAGGAGTGCCACCGCGCGCAGCAGGATGTCGGGGGCCTTCAGGGGCTGGATGCGGCCCGCGAAGAGGGGGACGAAAGCGCCCTGCGGCACCCCGAGGCGGGCGCGCGCGGGTCCGCGGCCGTCCAGCGGACGGAAGCGGTCCAGGTTCACGCCGGGGTGGACGACCGCGACCTTCGCCGGGTCCGCGTCGTAGAACCGGACGAGTTCGTCCGCCTCCTCCGCGGTGTTCGCGATCAGACGGTCCGCCGCGTCGACGATCTGGGTCTCGCCGATGACGCGGGAGGCGGGCTCGGGTGTGTCGCCGTCGGCCAGCGCCGCGTTCTTGACCTTGGCCATGGTGTGCATGGCGTGCACCAGGGGGACGCCCCAGCGTTCGGCGGCGAGCCAGCCGACGTGGCCGGAGAGCCAGTAGTGGGAGTGCACGAGGTCGTAGTAGCCGGGCCGGTGACGCGCCCACGCCTGCATCACGCCGTGGGTGAAGGCACAGAGCTGGCCGGGCAGCTCCTCCTTGGCGAGCCCTTCGTAGGGGCCGGCGTCGACGTGGCGTACGAGCACACCGGGGGCGAGTTCGACGCGGGGCGCCAGTCCGCCGGTGGTGGCCCGGGTGAAGATCTCGACCTCGATGTTGATCGCGGCGAGCCGCTTGGCGAGCTCCACGATGTAGACGTTCATACCTCCCGCGTCGCCCGTCCCGGGCTGGTGCAGCGGTGAGGTGTGGACGCTGAGCATCGCGATCCGGCGCGGCTTGCGCTGGCCGCCGGGGAATCGGATGCGCGGCGTCACCAGGCTGCTGCCGAGGCGGGAGACGTACTGGCTCACGTCGGTTGTCCTCCTCGATCCGGGCACGTCAAACAGCGGGCACGGGGCCCTGCCAGCCAGCTACAACAGCGGACTCTTCTCTTCCATTTCCCGCCTCCCCCTGCTTTGCCAAATCATTACCGTCACCTCGGCGCGTATACCCTCGCTGGCATGACCCGTCCCGTCGGCACCGCGACCCGCGGGACGACCAACCCCAACCGGCTGCGCCGGATGGACCGCTGGATCGCCGCCACCCACGGCGCCGCTCTGCGCCGCAGCGAGCGGCCGGTCGCCGTCGACCTCGGATACGGCGCCGCCCCCTGGACCGCCGTCGAACTGCTCCAGCGGCTGCGTACGGCCGACCCCCGCTGCGAGGTCGTCGGCATCGAGATCGATCCGGCGCGGGTCGCGGCGGCGAAGCCGTACGAACGCGCGGGGCTCACGTTCCGGCACGGCGGCTTCGAGGTGCCGGCGGACCGGCCACCCGCGCTGATCCGCGCGGCGAACGTGCTGCGCCAGTACGACGAGGGCGAGGTCGCCGCCGTCTGGGCCCGGCTGTGCGCGCGCCTCGCGCCCGGCGGTCTGCTCGTCGAGGGCACCTGCGACGAGATCGGACGGCGGCACGTGTGGGTGGCGCTCGGCCCCGAAGGGCCGCGGACGGTCACCTTCGCGGCCCGGCTGGCCTCCTTGGAGCGCCCCTCGGACCTGGCGGAGCGCCTCCCCAAGGCCCTGATCCACCGCAATGTGCCGGGCGAGCCGGTCCACGCCTTCCTGCGCGACTTCGACCGCGCCTGGGCGGCCGCCGCTCCCTACGCCTCGCTCGGCGCGCGGCAGCGCTGGGCCAGGGCGGTGGGTGAACTGGCGTCCGACTGGCCGCTGTCACAGGACCGGCGGCGGTGGCGGCAGGGGGAAGTCACGGTGAACTGGGCGGCACTGGCACCCAATTCCGGGTGAAACCTGCGCCCGCGGGGAACGCGCGCACCTGATCGTTCGTCCCTGTGAAGTGGGTGTGATCTCCCGAATGGCTCTGTCGCTTTGACGGAGGCCGTGGCACCATCGCGACATCACGCACCAAGTTACTGACGGTAAATCAGGTTTCCTGGCCTACGCCCGGGTTACGGAGGGGAAGTCGTGAACCGACGCCACTGTGCCACTGCCGCGATCACTCTGGTCTGCGCTCTGACCGTGCTGGCGTCATCAGGACAGGCTTTCGCCGCCACCGCCGCGCCCGAACCGCCGCCCTCCGCCGGCGCGCCGGCCGTGCCGAAGAAGACGCTGGAGCAGGTCCGCCTCGAACTCGACACCCTCTACCGGCAGGCGGCGTCCGCGGCGGACGCGTACAAACTCGCCGAGGAGAAGGCCGAGAAGCAGTCGGCCGAGATCGTCAGGCTGGCCCAGGAGACCGTCAAGGTCCAGGCGCGCGTCGACGACCTGAAGAACCGCGCCGGCGCGGCCGCCCGCGCGCAGTACCAGGGCGGCGGGCTGCCGGCCGAGGCGCAGTTGGTCCTCACGGACGACCCGGGCCTCTTCCTCGACGGCATGGGCCGGATCCGGCAGAGCCAGAAGGCGACCAAGGACCTTCTCGGCGAACTGACCCGGGCACAGGCCGATTTGGCCGCGTACTCGAAGGACGCCAGCGCCCACTGGAAGACGCTGGAGGCGCACCGCGTCAAGCAGGCCGCCGCCAAGAAGAAGATCGACGGCAAGATCGCGGCGGCCAAGAAGATAGAGGACCTGCTGGAGAAGGAGGAGCGCGCGCGCCTTCTCGAGCTGGAACGGCAGGCGGAGTACAAGGCGCAGACCACCTGGCTGAGTTCGGGCGTGCTCAAGGGAATCGGCGGCGCGGCGACCCAACAGGGCAAGAAGGCGGTGCGGTTCGCCACCGCCCAGATCGGCAAGCCGTACGTCTGGGGCGCCGAGGGCCCGGGTTCGTTCGACTGCTCGGGACTCACCTCGCAAGCGTGGTCGGCGGCCGGCCGGGGCATCCCGCGCACCTCGCAGGAGCAGTGGCGGCTGCTGCCGCGGATCGACATCAAGGACATGCGGCCCGGCGATCTGATCATCTACCACGCCGACGCCAGCCATGTCGGGATGTACATCGGCGACGGCGCGATCGTGCACGCCCCGCGCCCCGGGCGGAATGTGACCCTCGCGGGGGCGGGTTCGATGAAGATTCTCGGAGTCGTACGCCCCGACAAGTGAGCACTCGCGGCCGCGTTGCGCCCCGGCACTTGAGCACGTGACCTGCGCCACCACCGGGCCCATGGGGCCAACAGGCCCGTCGATCATGCCCAGGGCGTGATGTTCGTCATGGCCCCGGCGTCAACTACCTCCCCATGCGCGGCATATGCCACCGGCTCTATGTCCTTCGCCATTCCGCTACGGCCGGGGCTACCGCTATGGTCCCCGTCGGGCGGGACGTCGATCGTCGTCCTGCCGCGCCCTCGGGGGGAGGGAAGGAAACCGAGTCAATGCCCGTACCCGTACCGCGACAGAGGAACGTCCCCGTCGCGGAGACCGCGCACGGCGGCGCCGCCGGCGGCGCCGGAGTCGTCGGCCGCCGCGCCGACGGCGGCCTCGGCGGCTCCACAGGCGTACCCGGTGGCGGCAGCGGCGTCAGCGGCGGCGACCTCACGCTCCTGGTGATCGAGGACGACCCTGCGGGCTCCTTCTCCGTACCCGAGCTGCCCGACACGGCCGGCGCCCGCGTCAAGGTCCGCAGCGCGCGCAACCTCACCGAGGCCGCACGCCTGCTCACCGACGACGTCCACTGCATCCTGGTCGACCTCGCCCTGCCCGGCACCGGCGACGAGCCGCTCTCGCCGCTGAAGCACGTCCTGCGGCTCGCGCCGCGCCACGCGGTCCTCGCCCTGACGACGTCGGGCGACGCCCAGCGCGCGGCCGAGGCGGTGCAGCTGGGTGCCCAGGACCATCTCTTCCGCGACGAGCTCGACGCCCGGCTGCTCAGCCGGGCCGTGCGGTACGCGGTGGAGCGCAAGCGCGCCGACACCGCCCAGATGAAGCTCGCCGAGTCCCGGCTGCGCGCGCAGGAGAACGCCCGGCTGGAGCGCGGTCTGCTGCCCACTCCCCTGCTGGAGGGCTCGAACCTGCGGTTCGCCGCCCGCTACCGCCCCGGCCGTTCCCGGGCCCTGCTCGGCGGTGACTTCTACGACACCGTCCGCACCCCGGACGGCACGGTCCACGCGATGATCGGCGACGTCTGCGGGCACGGCCCGGACGAGGCGGCCCTCGGTGTGGAGCTGCGCATCGCCTGGCGTGCGCTGACCTTCGCGGGTCTGTGCGGGGACGAGCTGCTCTCGACGATGCAGCAGGTGCTGGAGCACGAGCGGGAGAGCGACGAGATCTTCGCGACGCTGTGCACGGTCGACATCGCCCCCGACGGCCGTCGGGCCGGACTGTGCCTGGCGGGCCATCCGTCGCCGCTGATCGCCCGCAAGGGCAAGGCCGCGCAGCTGCTGCCGTACGAGAACGGCGGCCCGGCGCTCGGTCTGCTGCCGCGCGCCCGCTGGCCGCGCCGCCAGGTGGAGCTGGGCGGCGCGTGGAGCCTGATGATGTACACGGACGGGCTGATCGAGGGCCGGGCCGGGCCGGGCGAGAAACAGCGCCTCGGCCAGGAGGGCATGCTCGACATGATCAACCGGCAGCTGGGCGAGGGGCTCGAGGGCGAGGCGCTGCTGGAGTCGGCGGTGTCGGAGGTGCGCGACCTGAACGGCGGCGACCTCACGGACGATGTGGCGGTCCTGCTGCTGAGCAGGGACCGGCAGACGGCCTGAGCCGTCGCGCGGCGGGCTGCGACGGGGCTTCGGCTGCCCCGCGCGCTACCTGCCGCCGTTGTACGGGCCGTACGGGCCGTCGCTGCTGGAGCCGCCCCTTCGGCCGCCCCCGGACACCTGCGCGAGCGCGGGGCGCACGTCGACGAAGAAGACGATGCTGGCGATCAGTCCGGCGATCGACAGGAACAGCACGGACACGAACAGGTTCACCGCGACCGTGATGCCCAGGATGATCAGCCAGAAGTTCTTCGTCTGCTTGTCGGCGGCGGTGTAGGCGTCCTTGCGGGCCAGCGCGGCCATGATCAGAGCGGTCACCGAGGTGACCAGGAAGACCAGGTCCAGCACCAGCCAGAGTGTGAAGTCGAATCCCGCGCGCAACATGGAGTACCGCCTCGTGAGTCGTTAGGAGCGCCTCGCCGCCAAAGCTATCGGGAGAACGGGCCGGACACCTCAATGGTGCCCGGCCCGTTTTCTCCGTACGCCGTTGCCGGCGCTGTGCTACTTGGCCGGCGGCGTGGCCGTCTTCTTCGGCGCGGGCTTGCGCGGGCCGGTCTTCTTGGCGGCCTGGGCCGGCGGAACGGCCGCGGCGACCGGGGTGGACTTCGCCCCGGCCGGCTTCGCGGCCTTCGGCTCCGGGTCCGGCTCGACGGCGACGGCGATCTCGTTGATCTCCTCGGCCGCCTCGCCACGCCAGGTCTTCACGGTCTGCTCGCCGTGCTCGGCGACCTTCTCGTACGCCTCGCGGGCCTTGACGGCGTACTCGGCGGCGACGCCGACGCTGCGCAGGGCCAGGTCCTGGGCGCTCTCGCCCAGCTTCTTCAGGTCGGCGTCGAAGGTGCCGAGCACCTCGGTGACCTTGGCCTGGACGGTCGCCTGGGCCTCCTTGGCCTGGACGGAGACCTTCTCCTGGACAGCCTTGGGGTCGGTGTTGCGCACGGCCTCGATGCGGCTCGGCGCCTCGGCGCGGAGCTGCTCGAGCAGCGCGGGGACCTTCTTCGCCTGCTGGACGGCGAGGTCGGCCGTGCCGGCCGCGAAGTAGAGGGGGGTCGGGTCGGTGAGGGTCTTGCGCAGGTCATCGGTGATGGCCATGACTGTGGTCCTCCCGGAACGCAGATCAGTGTGAGGGTGGGTCGGCAACACTGCCGTCGGCCGTGCGGGGCCCTTCAACGTCGGTGTCCTCCGTGACCGCGCCGTCCTCGGTCTCGAATCCGTTCTCCTTGCGGAAGGACTCGTAGATCTGGAGCAGTACGGCCTTCTGGCGCTCGTTGATCGAGGGGTCGGCCAGGATGACGGCACGCGTCTCCAGCTCATCCCGATCCCGCTCATCGAGAATCCCGGCCCGCACGTACAGCGTCTCGGCGGAGATCCGCAGGGCCTTGGCGACCTGCTGCAGTACCTCCGCGCTCGGCTTGCGCAGCCCGCGCTCGATCTGGCTCAGATACGGATTGGACACCCCGGCGGCATCGGCGAGCTGCCGCAGGGAGAGCTGCGCCGTGCGCCGCTGCTCCCGCAGGTACTCACCGAGACTGCCGACGTTGAGTGATGCCATGCTTCCGATGGTGCACAGTCGCGCTAACTATTGCAAGCA is a genomic window containing:
- a CDS encoding MDR family MFS transporter, which translates into the protein MSTAALRRAVRESVSGLPPAFWWLWTSTLVNRLGAFVATFMALYLTLEEGYSASYAGLVVALHGLGGVISSLGGGVMADRLGRRPTLLIAQSSTAVSVAVLGFVQHPVAIAAVAFVVGMASNASRPAVQAMMADIVRPQDRVRAFSLNYWAINLGFAVSSVAAGFIAEYSYLAGFLGEAVMTLVCAVVVFVKLPESRPERSQEESATGAAEPRIGLGTVLRDGRFMGVVGLSFLVSLVFMQGYMGLPLAMGADGFSASDFGTAIAINGVLIVVMQIPVTRYIEHRDPRRLLIISSLLAGYGFGLTAFAGSIAVYALTVCVWTLAEIVNAPTQTGLVVRLSPLHGRGRYQGMYTMSWSVAALIAPLLAGFVIDHYGAGLLWGMCAVLGTVAGLGYWLLMRSLPEEEPAGAEVPAPDAQVPPVAPVTPVTPITLTDTGAAERAGA
- a CDS encoding MFS transporter yields the protein MSDKTGSSVPGTAASGAAGPNQTVALAAMLFAVSMTFIDQTIVAIAAPSIVDELDLSTSGVQWVVNAYLLSLAAFFALGGRLADILGHRRMMVIGTLIFVISSVLCGCVPDDSFAQSWLIVFRATQGLGAALMFPAALAVVVAVFPVEKRGRALALFFGLSGALTALGPLLGGWLTDWTWRAIFWVNVPVAIIALVLTAYARIPNQKRPERLDVPGAVLVAAGMGLSVLGLEQASAWGWGSVATWACIIGGIAVLVVFCAYELRVEEPLIKLQVFRDKAFSVDSAVLFFAMLAFVPVFFFASVYAQVSLSASPNQAALFLLYFFIGFGIASQWGGRILDKRGARPAMKLGTALGAVGFWLWAGELTNLSMHDQWLYAALAGAGIGFLLAPASTDAVNRSINASYGEVTGITQTVRNFAAAVGMAVFGTILTHVTTDKVMETLQAKGVPDGPARDAARNVAEAVTGNPDAKTPTGDGPIATAMRDSMNAIRMDFAEANQYVFYGMAIALAIAFVCSLLHPGTRVTEETDTASRVQADR
- a CDS encoding glycosyl hydrolase family 28-related protein — its product is METGQRPISRRTLLGSATAVAAACATSGTLLGGTARAAARHLHPQPAAAAPSSLWREYRRNPFDHPQIPYIGRAGRHRGDHHAPKQDAPKQDAPTRTVDVLDFGAEPDGSADAAPAINRALAAVGKRGGGTVRIPPGTYRIDDVIRIGHSNVVLKGAGSTRTKLLATKNLTELIGPYGSRYGGDKSSWSWAGGLIWLCPSGRWDSLVDAIKAKDWPFEGWTGNQRDEWRTLATVRAAKRGDWTVTVPDTRKLRRGQLVLLRIADDAQHTLLEHMAGDGPGPEAYFWDDKTKLTSYVPYEWPVRITSVKRNRVTFERPLPLDLRPEWDPRLVAPVTPLTDSGVEGLTLEAVETPQSPHLLDKGYNGVTFQCAYDCWADDITVRHADNGFGLVAASACTLRRTRVEGRGSHHPYFCREGSHDNLVEDFTIAPRTVPAPAGTQLHGINVEGLSSYNVWSRGRMDMGTFDTHRGMPFANVRTEITVNNDGRHGGDASAGPLYGARFTHWNVTVTNERAGLIKIDQIAPYSATVAISTVREFDQTDVPDFTGELHSRLEAYGAPGGVQPRNLHQAQRALHS
- a CDS encoding YbjN domain-containing protein, giving the protein MADLRQAAEIIEKTLGDADLAWENPAPGTYVVQLPGTRKLSTTCSLRVGKHALSVNAFVIRHPDENDAAVHRWLLERNLKLYGVSYAIDTLGDIYLTGTLPLSVITPEELDRLLGSVLEASDGAFNTLLELGFASAIRKEYAWRVSRGESTRNLDAFTNLTGKG
- the mshA gene encoding D-inositol-3-phosphate glycosyltransferase produces the protein MSQYVSRLGSSLVTPRIRFPGGQRKPRRIAMLSVHTSPLHQPGTGDAGGMNVYIVELAKRLAAINIEVEIFTRATTGGLAPRVELAPGVLVRHVDAGPYEGLAKEELPGQLCAFTHGVMQAWARHRPGYYDLVHSHYWLSGHVGWLAAERWGVPLVHAMHTMAKVKNAALADGDTPEPASRVIGETQIVDAADRLIANTAEEADELVRFYDADPAKVAVVHPGVNLDRFRPLDGRGPARARLGVPQGAFVPLFAGRIQPLKAPDILLRAVALLLDREPSLRSKVYVPIVGGPSGSGLAKPEGLQKLAARLGIADVVHFHPPVGQDTLADWFRAASTLVMPSYSESFGLVAIEAQATGTPVIAAEVGGLPVAVRDEITGLLIPGHDPADYAQALHRLLADKDLAGRMGAAAARHAESFGWDTAASATADVYTAAMYEHRRRVRSHHG
- a CDS encoding class I SAM-dependent methyltransferase, whose product is MTRPVGTATRGTTNPNRLRRMDRWIAATHGAALRRSERPVAVDLGYGAAPWTAVELLQRLRTADPRCEVVGIEIDPARVAAAKPYERAGLTFRHGGFEVPADRPPALIRAANVLRQYDEGEVAAVWARLCARLAPGGLLVEGTCDEIGRRHVWVALGPEGPRTVTFAARLASLERPSDLAERLPKALIHRNVPGEPVHAFLRDFDRAWAAAAPYASLGARQRWARAVGELASDWPLSQDRRRWRQGEVTVNWAALAPNSG